In one window of Oncorhynchus kisutch isolate 150728-3 linkage group LG16, Okis_V2, whole genome shotgun sequence DNA:
- the LOC109906418 gene encoding UPF0687 protein C20orf27 homolog isoform X1 — protein MATARKSSAAKAGGVGFSEEPAAGTPSHVHFDEKLHDSVVMVIPQPDGNFMVKVGFLKTQHKYEIVFTLPELPSLGKDASPAPVPNPHIRITDITPVPEGGLRVTCEYMAHQEGVLCEEVMLVNESQEDVCVGVKVHARVMDRHHGTPMLLEGVRCVGVELEYDSEQSDWQGFD, from the exons ATGGCTACTGCTAGGAAGA gCTCCGCAGCAAAGGCGGGAGGAGTTGGTTTCTCAGAAGAGCCAGCTGCCGGCACGCCGTCCCATGTCCACTTTGATGAGAAGCTCCACGACTCTGTCGTCATGGTGATCCCTCAGCCTGACGGGAACTTTATGGTCAAG GTTGGTTTCCTGAAGACCCAGCACAAGTATGAGATTGTCTTCACCCTCCCGGAGCTTCCATCACTGGGGAAGGACGCGTCTCCAGCTCCAGTACCCAACCCCCATATCCGCATCACTGATATCACTCCTGTACCAGAGG gtGGTCTGAGAGTGACATGTGAGTACATGGCCCACCAGGAGGGGGTGCTGTGTGAGGAGGTGATGCTGGTCAATGAGAGCCAGGAGGATGTCTGCGTGGGGGTCAAAGTGCACGCCCGCGTCATGG ACCGTCACCATGGTACACCCATGTTGTTGGAAGGAGTGCGTTGTGTGGGAGTGGAGCTGGAGTATGACTCTGAACAGAGTGACTGGCAAGGATTTGACTAA
- the LOC109906418 gene encoding UPF0687 protein C20orf27 homolog isoform X2: protein MVIPQPDGNFMVKVGFLKTQHKYEIVFTLPELPSLGKDASPAPVPNPHIRITDITPVPEGGLRVTCEYMAHQEGVLCEEVMLVNESQEDVCVGVKVHARVMDRHHGTPMLLEGVRCVGVELEYDSEQSDWQGFD, encoded by the exons ATGGTGATCCCTCAGCCTGACGGGAACTTTATGGTCAAG GTTGGTTTCCTGAAGACCCAGCACAAGTATGAGATTGTCTTCACCCTCCCGGAGCTTCCATCACTGGGGAAGGACGCGTCTCCAGCTCCAGTACCCAACCCCCATATCCGCATCACTGATATCACTCCTGTACCAGAGG gtGGTCTGAGAGTGACATGTGAGTACATGGCCCACCAGGAGGGGGTGCTGTGTGAGGAGGTGATGCTGGTCAATGAGAGCCAGGAGGATGTCTGCGTGGGGGTCAAAGTGCACGCCCGCGTCATGG ACCGTCACCATGGTACACCCATGTTGTTGGAAGGAGTGCGTTGTGTGGGAGTGGAGCTGGAGTATGACTCTGAACAGAGTGACTGGCAAGGATTTGACTAA